The proteins below are encoded in one region of Pan paniscus chromosome 4, NHGRI_mPanPan1-v2.0_pri, whole genome shotgun sequence:
- the SPRY4 gene encoding protein sprouty homolog 4 isoform X1: MLSPLPTGPLEACFSVQSRTSSPMEPPIPQSAPLTPNSVMVQPLLDSRMPHSRLQHPLTILPIDQMKTSHVENDYIDNPGLAPTTGPKRTRGGAPELAPTPARCDQDVTHHWISFSGRPSSVSSSSSTSSDQRLLDHMAPPPVADQASPRAVRIQPKVVHCQPLDLKGPAVPPELDKHFLLCEACGKCKCKECASPRTLPSCWVCNQECLCSAQTLVNYGTCMCLVQGIFYHCTNEDDEGSCADHPCSCSRSNCCARWSFMGALSVVLPCLLCYLPATGCVKLAQRGYDRLRRPGCRCKHTNSVICKAASGDAKTSRPDKPF, translated from the exons ATGCTCAGCCCCCTCCCCACAG ggccCCTAGAAGCCTGTTTCTCCGTACAGTCCAGGACCTCCAGCCCCATGGAGCCCCCGATCCCACAGAGCGCCCCCTTGACTCCCAACTCAGTCATGGTCCAGCCCCTTCTTGACAGCCGGATGCCCCACAGCCGGCTCCAGCACCCACTCACCATCCTACCCATTGACCAGATGAAGACCAGCCACGTGGAGAATGACTACATAGACAACCCTGGCCTGGCCCCGACCACCGGCCCAAAGCGGACCCGGGGCGGGGCCCCAGAGCTGGCCCCGACGCCCGCCCGCTGTGACCAGGATGTCACCCACCATTGGATCTCCTTCAGCGGGCGCCCCAGCTCtgtgagcagcagcagcagcacatcCTCTGACCAACGGCTCTTAGATCACATGGCACCACCACCCGTGGCCGACCAGGCCTCACCGAGGGCTGTGCGCATCCAACCCAAGGTGGTCCACTGCCAGCCGCTGGACCTCAAGGGCCCGGCGGTCCCACCCGAGCTGGACAAGCACTTCTTGCTGTGCGAGGCCTGTGGGAAGTGTAAATGCAAGGAGTGTGCATCCCCCCGGACGTTGCCTTCCTGCTGGGTCTGCAACCAGGAGTGCCTGTGCTCAGCCCAGACCCTGGTCAACTATGGCACGTGCATGTGTTTGGTGCAGGGCATCTTCTACCACTGCACGAATGAGGACGATGAGGGCTCCTGCGCTGACCACCCCTGCTCCTGCTCCCGCTCCAACTGCTGCGCCCGCTGGTCCTTCATGGGTGCTCTCTCCGTGGTGCTGCCCTGCCTGCTCTGCTACCTGCCTGCCACCGGCTGCGTGAAGCTGGCCCAGCGTGGCTACGACCGTCTGCGCCGCCCTGGTTGCCGCTGCAAGCACACGAACAGCGTCATCTGCAAAGCAGCCAGCGGGGATGCCAAGACCAGCAGGCCCGACAAGCCTTTCTGA
- the SPRY4 gene encoding protein sprouty homolog 4 isoform X2 has product MEPPIPQSAPLTPNSVMVQPLLDSRMPHSRLQHPLTILPIDQMKTSHVENDYIDNPGLAPTTGPKRTRGGAPELAPTPARCDQDVTHHWISFSGRPSSVSSSSSTSSDQRLLDHMAPPPVADQASPRAVRIQPKVVHCQPLDLKGPAVPPELDKHFLLCEACGKCKCKECASPRTLPSCWVCNQECLCSAQTLVNYGTCMCLVQGIFYHCTNEDDEGSCADHPCSCSRSNCCARWSFMGALSVVLPCLLCYLPATGCVKLAQRGYDRLRRPGCRCKHTNSVICKAASGDAKTSRPDKPF; this is encoded by the coding sequence ATGGAGCCCCCGATCCCACAGAGCGCCCCCTTGACTCCCAACTCAGTCATGGTCCAGCCCCTTCTTGACAGCCGGATGCCCCACAGCCGGCTCCAGCACCCACTCACCATCCTACCCATTGACCAGATGAAGACCAGCCACGTGGAGAATGACTACATAGACAACCCTGGCCTGGCCCCGACCACCGGCCCAAAGCGGACCCGGGGCGGGGCCCCAGAGCTGGCCCCGACGCCCGCCCGCTGTGACCAGGATGTCACCCACCATTGGATCTCCTTCAGCGGGCGCCCCAGCTCtgtgagcagcagcagcagcacatcCTCTGACCAACGGCTCTTAGATCACATGGCACCACCACCCGTGGCCGACCAGGCCTCACCGAGGGCTGTGCGCATCCAACCCAAGGTGGTCCACTGCCAGCCGCTGGACCTCAAGGGCCCGGCGGTCCCACCCGAGCTGGACAAGCACTTCTTGCTGTGCGAGGCCTGTGGGAAGTGTAAATGCAAGGAGTGTGCATCCCCCCGGACGTTGCCTTCCTGCTGGGTCTGCAACCAGGAGTGCCTGTGCTCAGCCCAGACCCTGGTCAACTATGGCACGTGCATGTGTTTGGTGCAGGGCATCTTCTACCACTGCACGAATGAGGACGATGAGGGCTCCTGCGCTGACCACCCCTGCTCCTGCTCCCGCTCCAACTGCTGCGCCCGCTGGTCCTTCATGGGTGCTCTCTCCGTGGTGCTGCCCTGCCTGCTCTGCTACCTGCCTGCCACCGGCTGCGTGAAGCTGGCCCAGCGTGGCTACGACCGTCTGCGCCGCCCTGGTTGCCGCTGCAAGCACACGAACAGCGTCATCTGCAAAGCAGCCAGCGGGGATGCCAAGACCAGCAGGCCCGACAAGCCTTTCTGA